A window from Pararge aegeria chromosome 6, ilParAegt1.1, whole genome shotgun sequence encodes these proteins:
- the LOC120624671 gene encoding DNA-directed RNA polymerase III subunit RPC9-like isoform X2 produces MQILQKLKDNTQKKHKREGSLATVTYETVHYLQDTECKNQSAESIQKFLEAMKGFKLTKSEKLMMVNTPPRTELEIQLIVQESEERLSEEDVRKIIELANEFLPATP; encoded by the exons ATGCAGATTCTACAGAAATTGAAAGACAATACACAGAAAAAGCACAAACGGGAGGGTTCTTTGGCTACTGTGACTTATGAG acaGTTCACTATTTGCAAGACACAGAGTGCAAGAATCAAAGTGCTGAATCAATCCAGAAGTTTCTTGAAGCAATGAAAGGGTTCAAATTAACCAAATCTGAGAAGCTGATGATGGTGAACACACCGCCAAGAACAGAACTGGAAATCCAATTG ATAGTCCAAGAAAGCGAAGAAAGATTATCAGAGGAGGATGTTAGGAAAATCATAGAATTAGCAAATGAATTCCTCCCAGCGACTCCATAG
- the LOC120624671 gene encoding DNA-directed RNA polymerase III subunit RPC9-like isoform X1 produces METTKANAAFLCNYEVMQILQKLKDNTQKKHKREGSLATVTYETVHYLQDTECKNQSAESIQKFLEAMKGFKLTKSEKLMMVNTPPRTELEIQLIVQESEERLSEEDVRKIIELANEFLPATP; encoded by the exons AACCAAGGCAAATGCAGCATTTTTATGCAATTATGAAGTGATGCAGATTCTACAGAAATTGAAAGACAATACACAGAAAAAGCACAAACGGGAGGGTTCTTTGGCTACTGTGACTTATGAG acaGTTCACTATTTGCAAGACACAGAGTGCAAGAATCAAAGTGCTGAATCAATCCAGAAGTTTCTTGAAGCAATGAAAGGGTTCAAATTAACCAAATCTGAGAAGCTGATGATGGTGAACACACCGCCAAGAACAGAACTGGAAATCCAATTG ATAGTCCAAGAAAGCGAAGAAAGATTATCAGAGGAGGATGTTAGGAAAATCATAGAATTAGCAAATGAATTCCTCCCAGCGACTCCATAG